In Erigeron canadensis isolate Cc75 chromosome 7, C_canadensis_v1, whole genome shotgun sequence, one DNA window encodes the following:
- the LOC122606879 gene encoding O-fucosyltransferase 7-like isoform X2, translated as MRAGICDMVAVARIINATLVVPELDKRSFWQDTSNFSDVFDEDYFISSLANDVKIVKKLPIELLTATRAVKYFRSWSGIDYYEQEIASLWEDYQVIRAAKSDSRLANNNLPPDIQKLRCRACYEALRFSPRIEAMGKLLVDRMRSYGPYIALHLRYEKDMLAFSGCTHDLSIEEANELTAIRENTTYWKVKDIDSIEQRAKGYCPLTPKEVGMFLRALGFPPTTPIYIAAGEIYGGDSRMAELTYRFPLLMRKEKLATVEELDPFINHASQMAALDYIVSVESDIFIPSYSGNMARAVEGHRRFLGHRKTISPDRKLLVRFFDKIANGTMKEGKNLSRRIIEIHKRRQGSPRRRKGPITGTKGTDRFRSEEAFYVNPLPDCLCQKESPYNENSSSLVIK; from the exons ATGCGTGCTGGG ATATGTGATATGGTAGCTGTTGCGCGGATTATAAATGCTACTCTTGTAGTTCCAGAGCTTGATAAACGTTCATTTTGGCAAGATACCAG CAATTTCTCTGATGTGTTCGATGAAGATTATTTCATTTCTTCATTGGCTAATGAcgtaaaaatagttaaaaaactTCCAATAGAATTACTGACTGCCACAAGAGCGGTTAAGTATTTTAGAAGCTGGTCTGGTATTGATTACTATGAGCAAGAGATAGCCAGCTTGTGGGAGGATTATCAG GTTATTCGGGCTGCAAAATCTGATTCCAGGCTAGCAAATAACAACCTTCCTCCAGATATTCAGAAATTGCGTTGCCGTGCATGTTATGAAGCTCTCCGATTCTCCCCACGTATAGAAGCAATGggaaaa TTATTGGTGGACCGGATGAGGTCTTATGGACCTTACATCGCGTTGCATTTAAGATACGAAAAGGATATGCTTGCTTTTAGTGGGTGCACGCACGATTTATCCATTGAAGAAGCTAATGAACTCACGGCTATTAG aGAAAATACAACGTATTGGAAAGTTAAAGACATTGATTCGATAGAACAAAGAGCAAAGGGGTATTGTCCATTGACTCCAAAAGAAGTAGGAATGTTTCTCAGGGCTCTTGGATTTCCACCAACAACTCCTATATATATTGCAGCTGGAGAAATATATGGGGGTGATTCTCGAATGGCTGAGCTAACATATCGCTTCCCCCTGTTAATGAGAAAG GAAAAATTGGCAACAGTTGAGGAGCTGGATCCATTCATCAACCATGCGTCTCAAATGGCTGCTTTAGATTACATTGTATCAGTGGAAAGTGACATTTTCATTCCCTCTTATTCTGGAAACATGGCAAGGGCTGTTGAAGGTCATCGTCGGTTCTTGGGACATAGGAAAACTATTTCTCCTGACAG GAAACTCCTTGTTCGTTTTTTTGACAAGATTGCTAATGGTACAATGAAAGAAGGGAAGAATCTTTCAAGACGGATAATTGAGATCCACAAAAGACG GCAAGGCTCACCCCGGAGGAGAAAAGGCCCCATCACAGGAACAAAAGGAACGGATAGGTTCCGTTCAGAGGAAGCATTCTACGTAAATCCATTGCCCGATTGCCTATGTCAAAAGGAATCACCATATAATGAAAATAGCTCCTCCCTTGTCATCAAATAG